A region of the Styela clava chromosome 1, kaStyClav1.hap1.2, whole genome shotgun sequence genome:
TAGTTGAATTACTTGTAGTAAtgagtagtttattttttcaccataaaTGAAACTCACTAAATGAATACAGAATGTAAAAAGAAGCAAAAACGGTAATTCGGGGTGGAAGGAGTCAcgagaaaccaatactggttatcgagcggcgacACTCGTGATAAAGTCTAACAGTAATTAAAATACAACGGAAAAGTAAAGGAATCATTGAAAGAATATGAGAAGAAATAGAAATCGAGACCACCTGAATATAGAGTGCAAAACAAACGAACCTAGAACACGCATACATGCAGATACCAAAATTTGAATGCAGTCCAAGTGTTGCACATAAAAACTAACAATCAAAGTTTCCATAAATTTCGGATGAATCGAGGGAATTCTATACAttgaatagaataatatattgGTTTACTACTGTCCAGGGCcggatttaccaataggctaggcaAGCTGAAGCCTAGGGCCTCAACGTCCAGGGGCCTCAAAATTCGGTTTCGAAGTTTGTAATTCTCTTCAAAACGTGACAAGTTTAAACCCTCTTTCTCAAGGCTCAAAAGCATCAAAAATAAACTGAGATCGACAATGGTTCAAAAAAGGTTGTCTGCATTGAGAGTGACAAACTTAACATATAAATTTTGATGAACTTTTGCATGATTTTGCTTTGACGAAagctagaaaaaaaattttgtagcCTGGTCTTACTCTATTTGATGGCTGTATCTATTACTTATGTCTTCTCTtcggatttacatatttatcccgggggagaggaaagccgataagacggcttatccatatggcgaaccacggcctctcgtccggtcacAACTGTCTATATATGGGACCATACTATACAtatttaatctaatgttttttgaataaacatacatacatacatacatacatacatacatacatacatagtacataccattccaagtcgggtatgggattagttatattgtttgttttcggaaccatggacttggtggtggaggaggccgtaaccgaccagcggttacgtgaaccatccaacgacggcgaggagtccagcaatcctctcacacataaccatccctgcatccCTGCAAtaagaggtgcggtggcgaccGTATTCCGTAAATAAACTTGGGCCGAAAATGGGCCTGTGATCAAAATCCACAGAAATCGATGAATTCACCGCCAGGATTTATTATATTCGAGACAATGGTATTGAATTctgttttaaaaattcaattatatcCCTCCAAGCCTGAATTTGTGACTTGGCATGACCCGGCAATTTCCCGCCCTGAAACCAAGCATATCGTGAACTACGAGACAGATAACCTTTTGATATCACAGGCGCATACGGTATAATTAATAAGTGTCCTGCTCCGGGATAGATGATCATTTTGtaatttactttatttgtcGATTCAAGCATCTTTTTTGCTAGTTTAGCATGATTTTGCCATCTTATCAAACCATCGTCTTCTCCATATATAAAGAGTATAGACGATTTGGATTTGTGGAAGGGCGGAATATGATTGTTAATATCGGAATAGTCTGGAATTTGCAGGACGTATCTCCGGTCTTGGACTGTGTCCGTAATTAATCTAGCAAGTTCTTCTTTGTCTTCGGCTGCTTTCCACTTTCTGTCtccatattttaaatttatatttgcgCATGCGGTGATGGGTCCAGTTATGTTCACAACACATTTTATTTTCGGCAAGCATCCAGCCGCGGCAAGAGCTATAGTTCCTCCAAGTGAAATACCAATAATTGCAACTCCTTCTTTTTGTACTTTGTCATGGGACAATAGATAATCTATTGCCCTTTTTATATAAGTTAAATCAATTTCAGAAACATTTTTAGGTTGATCGAAACCTCCAAATAGACTCAACGCAAACGTAACGAATCCATTGCTTGTCAGAAGGGATGCTCGTTCGTTCATTGTTCCACCTGTTAAACCACCAACATCGATCACGCCCAGAAATTGCCTCTTTTCATTAGGTACGTACAAAAAACCTCTCAAATCTCCATAGCTAACTAGACTACATGAAATATTCGAGTCTGCAAATCTTCTTTCAATCGTGATTGAGGCTAATGACTTGTGATTAGACAAATCTGTCTGCTGTTCAAAGTTTAAATGACCGTCGAAAACGCTCAAATAAATCTTGAATTTAATACCATCAAATGCTACggataattttttgtttgtcattttCTCTTTTGACCAGAATAACCCCATGGTTTCAATGCCCACGTAGCTGCCTCCAACTGATTCATCGATAGAAACGTCGACCTGGCCATCTTTATCGGATACGTAATGAGCACTGGCATGGTACCATCTGTGTGATTCTTCTTCTAGGCGAATAGTTATCTTCTGAAACTTTTCACAATTTACAACTTTCATCTGAATTTCATTGTCCACTCTCGAGATATGAGGATATGCAATGATTTCAGGCATTTTTATGTCAAAGCTTATCGTAATGCTATagataataaaacaatatactTACATAAATAACTAAATATTCTACATTTAGCAGTCACTACAAATTGCTAATTAGCAATATACAGTATCCTTAGAAGTTAGTGTGGGATAGCCGCACCGAACAAATTCTTTATAATGGCTTCATAATTTTctgcaatttatttcaattgaaCTTATAGCGGGTTAGAAATATCTTGTGTAACGAAAGTTATAGCTCGAGGGCTATAAAATGCTATAATTTGACCTAGGAGGTAGAAAACTTCGAAAGTTTCCGCACGATCCCCATGTACACAGGGCCGGATTTATAAAATGGGAGGCTCTATTATAGATAGGCTATGCCATTTGTGAAGCCTCTTTTTATTGTGACGTTAGTAGGATATATGGAATGGGGGCATGATCTAATTACTGACAAATAAAACAttagtaataaataaaattaccatTCCGTTTTTCAAATAAACGGGTCTATAGGAAAAgattctgaaatattaaaaaaatattatagttCTTGGATTTGTTTTGGCTTAGATAAATTAGTATAGCTATATATGGATATTATCTAACCTTGTTCAAAAACTGAAGGCGTTATTTGAGTCAAAACTGTTCAATTAATTCAAATCAGTATATTTGGGACGTGTTCAATTAATAACATTAATCCGATTAAAACTTTATacaaatatcagttttataaaattccGAATCGGgtttatgttgaaaaaattcttcaaatttaaaaatgacctAAAAATAAAGAATAGTTCAAAGTTGAATTTCTAGGCCCCTAGGCTTCAGCTTTCTTTGCCCGGTGGTAAATCTCGTGTGCCTCTCTCTCTCTGTGTATGCAGACCATGTAAAATTCCAACGGCTTCCGAGGTACCTTTTTGACCACACAAGCTCACATTTATTGACAGATCATAACTTCTAGATGTTCAACTATTGAATACTGCAATACATTTTTACCTGATGGTGTCACTTGTCAGTATAAACTTGATAAAAGTCCTTCAGACGCTTCAAACTTTCATTCAACACAATATTATTTCTATAGGTCTTtaagattttaaatatatatcaaagccAGGTAACCAGTATGACAGTATGTCCATTCACCGACGGACAACATGTATATATTTTCACTAAACAGAAGTTAGTAGACGTGACGTATAATACATTCATCGACTGTTTAGTTATAAAAATACCACTACTTTTTACGTTTCATTAGTCATGTTCGAAAATCAATGAAAGTGCCACCACATATCACGACGTTATCAATCGATCACTTTTAAGATCAAAATGTGATTTAATACTGGATAAACCTGCgcttagataaaaaaaaacttctatTATGGTATgtgtaataaaaatcaaaatatagatTTAACACGTTCactatttttttggtaaatacAGTTTTTAATGCGATTTTTTGTCCTTTAATACTATCCTTATTGCGTGCGATGCAATAGTGCTCAATCACTCAAAATTTCGTCTAAAATCCATGCTTGATTAGCTCAGTAAATGCCCTAACAACATTCCAATTTGCTCATAGTCTGAAAATATATAAAGCCAGATGTGTCAGAAGATCGTTTTGTGATTTGTGTTTCATGGAATAGGCATTGTCatatttcattttgtgataTTCTCAATTCAACTCGCTTTGCAATTagcattacaaaataaatgccAAAGCATAATTGCACAACTCAATTCATTAATAACAGGCATTTATAAATTactgataaataaaatgatagGAAATACACATACGTAGCAACGTTATATTgaacacacatatatatatatataaatgttaatAATACACAAGTTTTTCAATCTGACAGGGCATTTCTTTCAACAAATTATCGGATTCATTGTTATTTGATCTTCATAAAAAACGACGcgtaaaaaagttttttttaaaacaccCGGCACGTCATTACATATCCCAATAATTATCTGCATTCCCCCACGCTTGAGGCGCAGTTCCTGCGACTTCATGGCAGCTCTTGCCACGAACGTACCGCggcgtctcttgccatggttttatcgcgctgttaccggtatatttacaaagtcatgtacagtattttagtttatcaagcggaattatatctacttaaacccgaAACTAACCccaaatacatcaaaactgtattaaTAAGAAAagcgttccaacttacccaatatttatcaccatcaggggGAGCCCTGCTATTACACCCGTGGTTACGGCAGTAAAATTGGTGGCATTcgatttgctgccgtaaccacggcagctcgctattggtttgtggcagctaagtCAGTGGCCGACTAGCCGTGGGTTTGGTCATCGGCCATGGTTTGGAattcccgccatggttttgcggcagctctagATGCCACAAAATACCTGAAAATGCACTTGCCGCTTTTGGTCATGATTCACAACACGCTAGCAAAATTACCTCTCGCCACCTAGCGGCATCATAGAACGTCTTCTTGCCTAAGGCAAATATCGTCATTAGCTAGCTGATCAACTAATTCAAAGTGGCTCATCTATATACCCTGGATAAAGTTGATTGCGGTGTTCGGCGTCAGTGTGCAAACACATACTCCTTTGAATTGAATAATCCAGAGCATTTGATTGCAATGTTTTTGACTCTAAAACAGTAATCAAATCTTTCAAAGCGGCGAATGCTATTCAAAGTATTTGTGGTTACATCCAAATTTTGCCAAAGTGCCGTACATTTACTTTTCTTTAAGGCACTCatgttattataatttttcaaagacTGTCCCTGTTTTATAGTCCATTTTTTGTTACTAAATAGACTATTTTCAACATAATGTTCTAAAAGAACAATTGGGTCGGTATTTGCCTTAGGCTATATATACAGCCATACTCAGATATATATTCACAACCAGCTTGAGAAATCGCcgtctagcgaaaaatacaatcttaaaccactgaaaattttagagCAATTGGGTCAGTAATtaagaaaagcaatttttttcataacggcaggaagaataaaaaaataaagaacaagaacaacacgATAACAAAAAGACTCGTAGGTCACTCCGTGTCTAATAAAGCGTTCCTATGATTTAGTTCACTTTTGCTGCCTTCTCGCGGTAATGAAACTGATCTcccgttttttttatttgagtgATCTATGTTGAACACACGCGAATCGGAACTAagaggatttgaaaaaaattgtcttcCGTAAATTGACTTTTCAATAAGGGAATAAACaatattcaaagcaattgaCTATTCAGCAATTTGGAACATTGGATTTCCTAGTCATTGGACAAGAAGTGGACATATGTATCATTCTGAATTGCTGTTGTTTCTGAgttaaaaatgcttttttttttcaaaaagaacaTCAGTTGCTTtaaaatttacagcagataAATGGAGACGAGTTTTCGAGAACGCCATTGATTTAATTTGTTGTTAATTATTCGTTGTCGCTTCTACTCCCTCTTTAAATTTTGCGGAGTATAAAAATTGATCCAGCTTGTGGTATTTTGACcatcgtgttcatatatttttcGCCTTGTTCTCTCTTTtaatacatttcaaaataaaataacatcatTTCAAT
Encoded here:
- the LOC120347055 gene encoding acyl-coenzyme A amino acid N-acyltransferase 1-like, with product MPEIIAYPHISRVDNEIQMKVVNCEKFQKITIRLEEESHRWYHASAHYVSDKDGQVDVSIDESVGGSYVGIETMGLFWSKEKMTNKKLSVAFDGIKFKIYLSVFDGHLNFEQQTDLSNHKSLASITIERRFADSNISCSLVSYGDLRGFLYVPNEKRQFLGVIDVGGLTGGTMNERASLLTSNGFVTFALSLFGGFDQPKNVSEIDLTYIKRAIDYLLSHDKVQKEGVAIIGISLGGTIALAAAGCLPKIKCVVNITGPITACANINLKYGDRKWKAAEDKEELARLITDTVQDRRYVLQIPDYSDINNHIPPFHKSKSSILFIYGEDDGLIRWQNHAKLAKKMLESTNKVNYKMIIYPGAGHLLIIPYAPVISKGYLSRSSRYAWFQGGKLPGHAKSQIQAWRDIIEFLKQNSIPLSRI